The Fibrobacter sp. UWB2 genome window below encodes:
- the queC gene encoding 7-cyano-7-deazaguanine synthase QueC: MKDALLVLSGGMDSVTLLYDRAADIALAVSFDYGSNHNDKEIPFARMHCEKLGIPHITIPLKFMHDYFTSSLLSGADAIPEGTYADENMKSTVVPFRNGIMLSVAAGLAESRDLKRVMMANHFGDHAIYPDCREEFVKNMSAAISAGTYANITIDAPYTNISKADIARKGKLLGLDYSETWSCYKGGKIHCGKCATCLERKAALAEAGINDTTEYEA, encoded by the coding sequence ATGAAAGACGCTTTGCTGGTCTTGTCTGGTGGAATGGACAGTGTGACCTTGCTCTACGACCGCGCCGCGGATATTGCGCTTGCCGTTTCGTTTGATTACGGCAGCAACCACAACGACAAAGAAATTCCTTTTGCGCGCATGCACTGCGAAAAACTCGGGATTCCGCACATTACGATTCCGCTTAAGTTCATGCACGATTACTTTACGTCGTCACTCCTTTCGGGGGCAGATGCTATCCCAGAAGGGACTTACGCTGACGAGAACATGAAATCGACGGTGGTGCCGTTCCGCAATGGCATTATGCTTTCTGTGGCGGCAGGGCTTGCCGAAAGCCGTGACCTCAAGCGCGTGATGATGGCAAACCACTTTGGCGACCATGCGATTTATCCGGACTGCCGCGAAGAATTCGTGAAGAACATGTCGGCAGCGATTTCTGCAGGTACATACGCAAACATCACGATTGACGCTCCGTACACGAACATTTCCAAGGCGGATATCGCTCGTAAAGGCAAATTGCTTGGCTTGGACTACAGCGAAACTTGGTCTTGCTACAAGGGCGGCAAAATCCATTGTGGCAAGTGCGCAACCTGCCTGGAACGCAAGGCTGCTCTCGCCGAGGCGGGCATCAACGACACAACGGAATACGAGGCGTAA
- the queD gene encoding 6-carboxytetrahydropterin synthase QueD, with amino-acid sequence MYRVIKRIEISGAHKLSLPYESKCRGLHGHNWIITVFCQSETLDENGMVVDFSHIKEIVKGKFDHKFLNDVVDFNPTAENMARWICEQVPHCYKVQVQESEGNTVEYEV; translated from the coding sequence ATGTACAGAGTTATCAAGCGTATTGAAATTTCTGGGGCTCACAAGCTCTCGCTCCCGTACGAAAGCAAGTGCCGCGGTCTGCATGGCCATAACTGGATTATCACGGTGTTCTGCCAGTCCGAAACTCTCGATGAAAACGGCATGGTGGTCGATTTTTCGCACATCAAGGAAATTGTGAAGGGCAAATTCGATCACAAGTTCTTGAACGATGTGGTGGACTTTAATCCGACAGCGGAGAATATGGCTCGCTGGATTTGCGAACAGGTGCCGCATTGCTACAAGGTGCAGGTCCAGGAAAGCGAAGGCAATACCGTCGAGTACGAAGTGTAA
- a CDS encoding radical SAM protein has protein sequence MKVCEIFKSIEGEGIRMGQAAVFVRLHGCNLRCSYCDSMYAVEGPDFKQMSVGEILAAVEAYRNESGVKCVTLTGGEPLIHEGVGELLTAFCDGGFEVNIETNGTVPCKWQLPGLFYTMDWKCKSSGMSARMKMENIISLGKNDVLKFVIGSVEDLQEAEGVVARLSLTSPDNMPHIFISPVWGELTNEQIVNWMVGSKVMTQNNARFQVQLHKIVWDPDMRGV, from the coding sequence ATGAAAGTTTGCGAAATATTTAAGAGTATCGAGGGCGAAGGGATTCGCATGGGGCAGGCGGCGGTGTTTGTGCGTCTGCACGGTTGCAATTTGCGCTGTAGCTACTGCGATTCAATGTATGCGGTCGAAGGTCCTGACTTTAAGCAGATGAGCGTGGGGGAGATCCTTGCAGCGGTTGAAGCGTATCGCAACGAATCCGGTGTCAAGTGCGTCACGCTCACGGGTGGCGAACCGCTGATTCACGAAGGCGTGGGCGAGCTGCTTACCGCATTCTGTGACGGTGGCTTTGAAGTCAACATCGAAACAAACGGCACAGTCCCTTGCAAATGGCAGTTACCAGGGCTCTTTTACACGATGGACTGGAAATGCAAAAGCAGCGGCATGTCGGCCCGAATGAAGATGGAAAATATCATTTCACTCGGCAAAAATGACGTGCTCAAGTTCGTTATCGGGAGTGTTGAAGACTTGCAAGAAGCGGAAGGCGTTGTCGCGCGACTCTCGCTAACATCTCCAGATAATATGCCGCACATCTTTATTTCGCCGGTATGGGGCGAACTCACCAACGAGCAAATTGTCAATTGGATGGTGGGTAGCAAGGTCATGACGCAAAACAACGCTCGGTTTCAAGTGCAACTGCACAAAATCGTATGGGACCCCGACATGCGCGGGGTGTAA
- a CDS encoding MBL fold metallo-hydrolase has translation MITTIILTVLFLLGDAGVLFLSQDSFGKLPQGKRLERIKKSPHYDGKQFVNDEETEFMTGNKSTLTVWREFMFNKKKNTVPDTAIHAIKTDLRKLPNDKDWIVWFGHSSYLVNLSGKKILVDPVFYKGSPVKFANKMFKGTDIYKPADMPDIDYLVITHDHWDHLDYETVTELEPRVKKVITALGVGSHLEYWHYPVNKLIELDWWEKAQLGDSTRVTATPARHFSGRDLHKNKTFWASFVYESPKRTIWIGGDGGYGSHYSKIKANFPNIDLGILENGQYNPDWAQVHTMPQYLGREMLELGAKRYLTVHHSKFCLSKHPYYEPLENAKKAAKESGKPLLMPLIGEVIYLD, from the coding sequence ATGATTACAACGATTATTTTAACAGTCCTTTTTCTTTTGGGCGATGCGGGCGTTCTGTTCCTAAGCCAAGATAGCTTTGGCAAGCTCCCGCAAGGGAAGCGTCTGGAGCGCATCAAAAAGTCCCCGCATTACGATGGCAAGCAGTTCGTGAACGACGAAGAAACGGAATTTATGACGGGCAACAAGAGTACGCTCACTGTCTGGCGCGAATTTATGTTCAACAAAAAGAAGAACACCGTCCCCGACACCGCCATTCACGCAATCAAGACAGATTTGAGAAAACTCCCCAACGACAAGGATTGGATTGTTTGGTTCGGGCATTCATCGTACCTTGTGAACCTTTCGGGTAAGAAAATTTTGGTGGACCCGGTATTTTACAAGGGCTCCCCCGTCAAGTTTGCCAATAAGATGTTCAAGGGTACGGACATTTACAAGCCCGCCGACATGCCGGATATCGATTACCTGGTTATTACTCACGACCATTGGGATCACTTGGATTACGAGACTGTCACGGAGTTGGAACCGCGCGTCAAGAAGGTCATAACCGCACTTGGCGTAGGCTCGCATCTGGAATACTGGCACTATCCCGTGAACAAACTTATTGAGCTTGACTGGTGGGAAAAAGCGCAACTTGGCGACAGCACCCGCGTTACGGCAACGCCTGCAAGGCATTTCTCGGGCCGCGATTTGCACAAGAACAAGACGTTCTGGGCTTCGTTCGTCTATGAATCGCCCAAACGTACAATTTGGATAGGCGGAGATGGTGGCTACGGTTCGCACTACTCGAAAATCAAGGCGAACTTCCCGAACATCGATTTAGGGATTCTTGAAAACGGGCAATACAATCCGGATTGGGCGCAAGTCCATACGATGCCGCAATATTTAGGCCGTGAAATGCTTGAACTTGGTGCTAAACGCTATTTGACGGTTCATCATTCCAAGTTCTGCCTGAGCAAGCATCCGTATTACGAGCCTCTCGAAAATGCAAAAAAGGCCGCCAAGGAATCTGGCAAGCCTTTGCTCATGCCGCTTATCGGCGAAGTTATTTATCTCGATTAG